From Deinococcus budaensis, a single genomic window includes:
- a CDS encoding sodium:proton antiporter → METLFALLIGLLIAAGVFLLLSRSLVRVVLGLSFIAYGGNLAILTVAGLREVAPPLLTLRGPYMDPLPQALILTAIVIGFATTALLLTVALRAYQVAGHADVAAFGDNLARDPHAEDDTFADPEHQGPDRPDEPEAEPVPIIVRPRSRP, encoded by the coding sequence ATGGAAACCCTCTTCGCCCTCCTGATCGGTCTCCTGATCGCGGCGGGGGTCTTTTTGCTGCTTTCGCGCAGCCTGGTGCGGGTGGTGCTGGGCCTGAGCTTCATCGCCTACGGGGGCAACCTGGCGATCCTGACCGTGGCGGGCCTGCGCGAGGTCGCGCCGCCGCTGCTGACCCTGCGGGGGCCCTACATGGACCCGCTGCCGCAGGCGCTGATCCTGACCGCCATCGTGATCGGCTTTGCCACCACGGCGCTGCTGCTCACGGTGGCCCTGCGCGCCTACCAGGTCGCGGGGCACGCCGACGTGGCGGCCTTCGGGGACAACCTCGCGCGTGACCCCCACGCCGAGGACGACACCTTCGCCGACCCCGAGCACCAGGGCCCCGACCGCCCCGACGAACCCGAGGCCGAGCCGGTGCCCATCATCGTCCGGCCCAGGAGCCGCCCGTGA
- a CDS encoding Na(+)/H(+) antiporter subunit B, giving the protein MSSRQKKPPPVGGARTPTPAPLTGDPILRSTSRAVFALVLLFAFLLLWRGHNAPGGGFIAGLMTTCALVLHRIAHGTSALRTDPARLVPWGLALSFGTGLVPYLLGRPFLKSDYGYITTALTGEFEWATALLFDLGVFLVVVGASLAIVYALLDVQPQETVEGDE; this is encoded by the coding sequence ATGAGTTCCCGGCAGAAAAAACCCCCACCCGTGGGCGGCGCCCGCACGCCCACGCCCGCGCCGCTGACCGGCGACCCGATTCTGCGCTCGACCAGCCGGGCGGTGTTCGCGCTGGTGCTGCTCTTCGCCTTTTTGCTGCTGTGGCGCGGGCACAACGCGCCGGGCGGCGGCTTTATCGCCGGGCTGATGACGACCTGCGCGCTGGTGCTGCACCGCATCGCGCACGGCACCTCGGCGCTGCGGACAGACCCCGCGCGGCTGGTGCCCTGGGGGCTGGCCCTCTCCTTCGGGACCGGGCTGGTGCCCTACCTGCTGGGCCGCCCCTTTCTCAAGAGCGACTACGGCTACATCACCACCGCGCTGACCGGCGAGTTCGAGTGGGCCACCGCGCTGCTCTTTGACCTCGGGGTCTTTCTGGTGGTCGTCGGGGCCAGCCTCGCCATCGTGTACGCGCTGCTGGACGTTCAGCCGCAGGAAACCGTCGAGGGGGACGAATGA
- a CDS encoding proton-conducting transporter membrane subunit, producing MSAEAAGPVLSWAPLAWLTLAPILTPLGFGLLLLWAWPRRVQVGLALAGTLATLAFAAGLLWATSGGAVLVGALGGWPAPFGIVMTADRLSAWMSVLAAVSAVLATWQAAADPDPVREKHHLFPLMQFLFAGVQLSFLTGDLFNLFVAFEVMLVASYALAVLGSTREQLREGFRYIVMNLAASALLVVTCGLTYGVLGTLNFAHLAQRSAELGPNATVTSVGVLLLVVFAAKGALFPLGFWLPGTYPALPPAVGTFFAAVLTKVGIYALIRVFTTVFTQEPGLTSALLLGLGSVTMLYGAFGMASQREWRRILSFAVVSSVGYLAFGLGLGTPEAVRASVAYLAVSVLVTTALFAIATVAERASGTRLVRARGMIDFLPLLAGCFLLCALTVAGLPPSGGFLAKYALVRAGLGQGSALALVAVGSALLSSLITLYAMLNVWRGFFWGKHPTWMPVYRVPRPLRVAAYAATALVAGLTLFAGPLFAQAEATAAELSTPERYIRGVLGDGPVVIPLPPTTPEAP from the coding sequence GTGAGCGCCGAAGCGGCCGGGCCGGTGCTGAGCTGGGCGCCGCTGGCGTGGCTCACGCTGGCGCCGATTCTGACGCCGCTGGGGTTCGGGCTGCTGCTGCTGTGGGCGTGGCCGCGCCGGGTGCAGGTGGGGCTGGCGCTGGCGGGCACCCTGGCGACCCTGGCCTTCGCCGCCGGGCTGCTGTGGGCCACCTCGGGCGGCGCGGTGCTGGTGGGTGCGCTGGGAGGCTGGCCTGCCCCTTTCGGCATCGTGATGACCGCCGACCGCCTGAGTGCCTGGATGAGCGTGCTGGCCGCCGTGAGCGCGGTGCTGGCGACCTGGCAGGCCGCCGCCGACCCCGACCCGGTGCGCGAGAAACACCACCTCTTTCCGCTGATGCAGTTCCTGTTCGCCGGGGTGCAGCTCTCCTTTCTGACCGGGGACCTCTTCAACCTGTTCGTGGCCTTTGAGGTGATGCTGGTCGCCTCCTACGCCCTGGCGGTGCTGGGATCCACCCGCGAGCAGTTGCGCGAGGGCTTCCGCTACATCGTGATGAACCTGGCCGCCTCGGCGCTGCTGGTGGTGACCTGCGGCCTGACCTACGGGGTGCTGGGCACCCTGAATTTCGCGCACCTCGCCCAGCGCAGCGCGGAGCTGGGGCCGAACGCCACCGTGACCTCGGTGGGCGTGCTGCTGCTGGTCGTGTTCGCGGCCAAGGGGGCGCTGTTTCCGCTGGGCTTCTGGCTGCCGGGCACCTACCCGGCGCTGCCCCCAGCGGTGGGCACCTTCTTCGCGGCGGTGCTGACCAAGGTGGGCATCTACGCGCTGATCCGGGTCTTCACGACCGTCTTCACCCAGGAACCCGGGCTGACTAGCGCACTGCTGCTGGGCCTGGGCAGCGTGACCATGCTGTACGGCGCCTTCGGGATGGCCTCGCAGCGCGAGTGGCGGCGCATCCTGTCTTTTGCGGTGGTGAGCAGCGTGGGCTACCTGGCCTTCGGGCTGGGGCTGGGCACCCCGGAAGCGGTGCGGGCCAGCGTGGCGTACCTCGCGGTCAGCGTGCTGGTGACCACCGCGCTGTTTGCGATTGCCACGGTGGCTGAGCGGGCCAGCGGCACCCGGCTGGTACGGGCGCGCGGCATGATCGACTTTCTGCCGCTGCTGGCGGGGTGCTTTCTGCTGTGCGCGCTGACGGTGGCGGGGCTGCCGCCCTCGGGGGGCTTTCTCGCCAAGTACGCGCTGGTGCGCGCCGGGCTGGGCCAGGGGTCGGCGCTCGCGCTGGTCGCGGTGGGCAGCGCCCTGCTGAGCAGCCTGATCACCCTGTACGCGATGCTGAACGTCTGGCGCGGCTTTTTCTGGGGCAAGCACCCCACCTGGATGCCGGTGTACCGGGTGCCCAGGCCGCTGCGGGTCGCCGCCTACGCGGCCACGGCGCTGGTGGCGGGCCTGACCCTCTTTGCCGGGCCGCTGTTCGCGCAGGCCGAAGCGACCGCCGCCGAGCTGAGCACCCCCGAGCGGTATATCCGGGGCGTGCTGGGCGACGGCCCGGTCGTGATTCCCCTGCCGCCCACCACCCCGGAGGCCCCGTGA